A part of Oncorhynchus clarkii lewisi isolate Uvic-CL-2024 chromosome 17, UVic_Ocla_1.0, whole genome shotgun sequence genomic DNA contains:
- the LOC139370535 gene encoding tubulin-specific chaperone E — MRVPDQTQPTTMHECLPSDAVGRRVACDGERGTVRFVGTVPPTAGLWLGVEWDNPDRGKHDGSHEGVHYFTCRHPKGGSFVRPKKASFGVDYLTAIRRRYEMEVQQVLGEEIQISTRTVEMVGFEAITEKQKVENLTDVALRLCEVSSPGPANEIRNTTPHVLMLDLCGNLLCCWDDVMAVTEQMEELKELQLSHNRLRVPSNPTVRPRAFSCLRVLSLTNCALTWPQLLECAPMWPLLEELYASENDITELQKPNDVLQSLTVLDLSTNPLVDGTVLSIGELPRLENLNMSKTGLSTLRFDDAMPGCKTAMFPALKSLAVNSNNISEWSVINELEKLQSLVRLSCRQNPLLSQERNPGTAMQLLIARVGRLEALNRWTVLPEDRRGAELDYCKMFGLEWLASGGHRDPQQNRPSAEFTAQHPRYQSLIQKYGAPEDSELKKQEPFALKNQLLSITFVCPDETDRKSVVKKLPDSMIVQKVKGLLYRLLKIPGAELKLSYTSSKMEGKEIEIDNDLKPLQFYSIEDGDKVLVRWL, encoded by the exons GGTTGTGGCTTGGTGTGGAGTGGGACAACCCTGATCGAGGCAAGCACGATGGCAGCCATGAAGGTGTCCACTACTTCACTTGCAG GCACCCGAAGGGAGGCTCTTTCGTCCGGCCCAAGAAGGCCAGCTTCGGGGTGGACTACCTGACGGCCATCAGGCGGCGTTACGAGATGGAGGTCCAGCAGGTCTTGGGAGAGGAGATCCAGATCTCCACGAGGACGGTGGAGATGGTGGGCTTCGAGGCCATCACAGAGAAACAAAA GGTTGAAAACCTGACCGATGTTGCACTGAGGTTGTGCGAGGTTTCCAGCCCGGGCCCTGCAAATGAAATCCGAAACACCACTCCCC ACGTGCTGATGTTGGACCTGTGTGGGAACCTCCTGTGCTGTTGGGACGACGTGATGGCCGTCACTGAGCAGATGGAGGAACTCAAAGAGCTTCAGCTCAG cCACAACAGACTGCGTGTGCCCTCCAACCCTACGGTGCGACCCCGGGCCTTCTCCTGCCTCAGGGTCCTCTCCCTCACCAACTGTGCCCTCACGTGGCCTCAG CTGCTTGAGTGCGCCCCCATGTGGCCACTGCTGGAAGAGCTCTACGCCTCTGAGAATGACATCACTGAGCTACAGAA GCCTAACGATGTCTTACagtctttgacagttttggaTCTCTCAACAAACCCTTTGGTTGATGGAACCGTACTGAGTATTGGCGAACTGCCTAG ACTGGAGAATCTAAATATGTCTAAGACTGGTTTGTCAACCTTGCGGTTTGATGACGCAATGCCTG GTTGCAAAACGGCTATGTTTCCTGCCCTGAAAAGTCTCGCCGTTAACAGCAACAACATTTCAGAG TGGTCGGTAATAAACGAGCTAGAGAAGCTGCAGAGCCTGGTCCGGTTGTCGTGTCGGCAGAACCCCCTGCTGAGCCAGGAAAGGAACCCCGGCACGGCCATGCAGCTGCTTATTGCCAGGGTGGGCCGGCTGGAGGCCCTCAATAGGTGGACG GTCCTGCCTGAGGACAGGAGGGGGGCGGAGCTGGACTACTGCAAGATGTTCGGGCTAGAGTGGCTGGCATCCGGGGGACACCGAGACCCCCAGCAGAACCGCCCCAGTGCTGAATTCACCGCACAGCACCCCCGCTATCAGAGTCTCATACAGA AATACGGAGCTCCAGAAGACAGCGAACTGAAGAAGCAGGAGCCATTTGCACTGAAAAACCAGCTCTTAA GCATAACATTTGTTTGTCCAGATGAGACGGACCGAAAATCTGTGGTGAAGAAACTCCCAG ATTCCATGATCGTTCAGAAAGTGAAGGGCCTGCTCTACAGACTGCTAAAGATACCGGGTGCTGAGTTGAAACTCTCCTACACAAGCTCAAAG ATGGAGGGCAAAGAGATTGAGATCGACAACGACCTGAAACCGCTGCAGTTCTACTCCATCGAAGACGGAGACAAGGTCCTTGTCCGCTGGTTGTGA